One part of the Sphingopyxis sp. PAMC25046 genome encodes these proteins:
- a CDS encoding TonB-dependent receptor codes for MKKTHYSKLKLGAAPLVMSVALVSAPAYAQDAAVEGAAPGEEIVVTGTLIRNPNLEQSTPVNVTTADTIELKQSNVAEEVLRELPGVVANIGSAVNNGNGGASYVDLRGLGSIRNIVLLNGNRVAPSDVNGRVDLNNIPLALIERVDALTGAAVTTYGADAITGVVNFITKRDFAGLEVTASEQLTEQGDGNIFRVDATIGANFDDGRGNAVLSVGYQQADAVYQGARPFSENTLDSYSNQFVGSGTSVPSRFSGTRPLGPDGLPVTDPTVANNGVFQVDPATGTAVPTFATYNFNPFNIFQTPFERFNIYGQANYEVSDAVEVYTRGMFSKQTVSTIIAPSGSFGGSVTINLNNPFLPTNLRNQFCGFNTTQADGTYTPRFTQAECDLAATATGSDDPNYREVTATLNRRTPEVGPRISDYQTTFFDYRVGARGGITDSIDWSVEGAYGESENIQTIQGYTLQSRWREASLSDDGVTCQSGNAACVPVDLFGPEGSITPEMADYLQENSTSVNRTSLAQVRGIISGDLGFASPMAVQPIGFAIGGEYRKYTAQQQSDLLAKTAGELGGAGGAAPDIDGAYDVYEAYAEVVAPLIEDKPFFESLTLEAGIRYSDYSIRGAGGYDTWTWKAGGSWEPGAGVKFRGNYSRAVRAPNIGELFTPTSTVLTNLGIDPCAGSAPTTNADLRAICIAQGAPAGTIGVITNPTAAQANITAGGNLNLQPEKADTWTLGVVFQPDFLPRFNLSLDYYNIKINDVLGTPLPGDIIAACFDNISAASASDPACTSIRRNPITGGLDGDPSTTPGLFGLTNNLGRLYTDGFDLLMNYNTDVGFANLAWSFVGNWTRHSKFNANVASPDSLNRECVGYYSVNCSFTGSIQPEFQFSNRFTLGFDTVDVSLLWRWIDGVQFEPQQLQDDIDAALGAPGDCPDPTGTDAGGCVVDPQFRKVKAQNYFDLTARFNVSENLVFTATVQNLLDNKPPILGNTIGSTTYNSGNTFPSTYDALGRRYAVSAKLKF; via the coding sequence GTGAAGAAAACCCACTATTCCAAGCTGAAGCTGGGTGCTGCGCCGCTCGTGATGAGCGTCGCCCTGGTTTCGGCTCCTGCCTATGCGCAGGACGCAGCCGTTGAGGGCGCGGCACCGGGCGAGGAAATCGTCGTCACCGGTACGCTGATCCGCAACCCCAACCTCGAACAGTCGACGCCGGTCAACGTCACGACCGCCGACACGATCGAGCTGAAGCAGTCGAACGTCGCCGAAGAAGTTCTGCGCGAACTGCCCGGCGTGGTCGCCAACATCGGTTCGGCGGTCAACAACGGTAACGGAGGCGCTTCGTACGTCGACCTTCGCGGTCTCGGCTCGATCCGCAACATCGTCCTGCTGAACGGCAACCGCGTCGCTCCGTCGGACGTCAACGGCCGCGTCGACCTCAACAACATCCCGCTTGCGCTGATCGAGCGCGTCGACGCGCTGACCGGCGCGGCGGTGACCACCTATGGTGCCGACGCCATCACCGGCGTCGTCAACTTCATCACCAAGCGCGATTTCGCCGGTCTTGAAGTCACCGCTTCGGAACAGCTGACCGAACAGGGCGACGGCAACATCTTCCGCGTCGACGCCACGATCGGCGCCAACTTCGACGATGGCCGCGGCAACGCGGTGCTGAGCGTCGGTTACCAGCAGGCCGACGCCGTCTATCAGGGCGCGCGTCCTTTCTCGGAAAATACGCTCGACAGCTACTCGAACCAGTTCGTCGGTTCGGGCACCTCGGTTCCGTCGCGCTTCTCGGGCACCCGCCCGCTCGGCCCCGACGGTCTGCCGGTCACCGATCCGACGGTTGCCAACAACGGCGTGTTCCAGGTCGACCCGGCGACGGGTACGGCGGTTCCGACCTTCGCGACCTATAACTTCAACCCGTTCAACATTTTCCAGACGCCGTTCGAACGCTTCAACATCTATGGCCAGGCCAATTACGAAGTGTCGGATGCGGTGGAAGTCTACACCCGCGGCATGTTCTCGAAGCAGACCGTGTCGACGATCATCGCCCCGTCGGGTTCGTTCGGCGGCTCGGTGACGATCAACCTGAACAACCCGTTCCTGCCCACCAATCTGCGCAACCAGTTCTGCGGCTTCAACACGACGCAGGCCGACGGCACCTATACGCCGCGCTTCACGCAGGCCGAGTGCGACCTGGCGGCGACCGCGACGGGATCTGATGATCCGAACTATCGTGAAGTCACCGCCACGCTGAACCGTCGTACCCCCGAAGTGGGTCCGCGTATCAGCGACTATCAGACGACCTTCTTCGACTATCGCGTCGGCGCTCGCGGCGGCATCACCGACTCGATCGACTGGAGCGTCGAGGGTGCTTACGGCGAATCGGAAAATATCCAGACGATTCAGGGCTACACCCTGCAGTCGCGCTGGCGCGAAGCCTCGCTGTCGGATGACGGCGTGACCTGTCAGAGCGGCAACGCCGCTTGTGTTCCCGTCGACCTGTTCGGTCCCGAAGGCTCGATCACGCCCGAAATGGCTGATTATCTTCAGGAAAACAGCACCTCGGTCAACCGCACCTCGCTGGCGCAGGTCCGCGGTATCATCTCGGGCGACCTCGGCTTCGCTTCGCCGATGGCGGTGCAGCCGATCGGCTTCGCGATCGGCGGCGAATACCGCAAATATACCGCGCAGCAGCAGTCGGATCTGCTTGCCAAGACGGCGGGCGAACTCGGCGGCGCCGGCGGTGCGGCTCCCGACATCGACGGTGCGTATGACGTCTATGAGGCTTATGCCGAAGTCGTCGCGCCGCTGATCGAAGACAAGCCCTTCTTCGAAAGCCTGACGCTCGAAGCCGGTATCCGTTATTCGGATTACAGCATCCGCGGTGCCGGCGGCTACGACACCTGGACCTGGAAGGCCGGCGGTAGCTGGGAACCGGGCGCGGGCGTCAAGTTCCGCGGCAACTACAGCCGCGCGGTTCGCGCGCCGAACATCGGCGAACTGTTCACGCCGACTTCGACGGTGCTTACCAACCTCGGTATCGATCCCTGCGCGGGCTCGGCTCCGACCACCAACGCCGACCTTCGCGCGATCTGTATCGCACAGGGCGCTCCGGCCGGGACGATCGGTGTCATCACCAACCCGACCGCGGCACAGGCGAACATCACCGCCGGTGGTAACCTGAACCTGCAGCCCGAAAAGGCCGATACCTGGACGCTCGGCGTGGTGTTCCAGCCCGACTTCCTGCCGCGTTTCAACCTGTCGCTTGATTATTACAACATCAAGATCAACGACGTGTTGGGCACGCCGCTTCCGGGTGACATCATCGCGGCTTGCTTCGACAACATCTCGGCGGCGAGCGCGAGCGACCCGGCCTGTACGTCGATCCGCCGCAACCCGATCACCGGCGGTCTCGACGGCGATCCGTCGACCACCCCGGGCCTGTTCGGTCTGACCAACAACCTCGGCCGCCTGTACACGGATGGTTTCGACCTTCTGATGAACTACAACACCGATGTTGGTTTCGCGAACCTCGCCTGGTCGTTCGTCGGCAACTGGACCCGTCATTCGAAGTTCAACGCCAACGTTGCCAGCCCGGATTCGCTCAACCGCGAATGCGTCGGCTACTACAGCGTGAACTGCTCGTTCACGGGTTCGATCCAGCCGGAATTCCAGTTCTCGAACCGCTTCACGCTGGGCTTCGACACCGTCGACGTCTCGCTGCTGTGGCGCTGGATCGACGGCGTTCAGTTCGAACCCCAGCAGCTGCAGGACGACATCGATGCGGCGCTCGGCGCTCCGGGCGACTGCCCGGATCCGACCGGTACGGACGCCGGTGGTTGCGTGGTCGACCCGCAGTTCCGCAAGGTCAAGGCGCAGAACTATTTCGACCTGACGGCGCGTTTCAACGTCAGCGAGAATCTGGTGTTCACCGCCACCGTGCAGAACCTGCTCGACAACAAGCCGCCGATCCTCGGCAACACGATCGGTTCGACCACCTACAACAGCGGCAACACCTTCCCGTCGACTTACGACGCGCTGGGCCGCCGTTACGCGGTGTCGGCGAAGCTGAAGTTCTAG